GCTGCACACACATTTAACATAGAACTCAGTTTAATGGTCATAAACATGAATCCATCTCaatgaacaaaacaatgagataGTAACCTAATGTTTACCTTGGAATTACCTTCTATTTGTCTCACAGTTTCTGACTTCTTCTTACCTGCATAATCAGCTGCACCTTCTTCCGCTGAAGCTACGTAATCTTTAGCAGCAGCCAGTTTGTCCCCTGCATACTCCGCCACGCTCTTTCCAGCACCAGCGACCGCGTCCCTTGCAGCCACTGCCTTCTCTCCTGCATACCCTGCAACACTAGAAACAACATCAGCCGTGGCTTTTGTAGCCGCGGCTGCTCCTTTCGCTGTATAATGTGCAGCACCAAAAGCTCCCGCTTCAGCCATATCCTTCGCGGTTTTAGCTGCTTCCCCTGCATACCCTACCGCGCTTTTCCCTGTTTCCACAGTGGCGTCTTTTGCATAGACTGCTGCATCCCTGCTCTTTTCAGCAGCGGTTTTAGCTGCTTCCCCTGCATACCCTACCGCGCTTTTTCCTGTTTCCACAGTAGCATCTTTTGCGTCAACGCCTTTCTGCTTAATGTATCCTGCTGCATTCTTGCTCTTTTCAGCAGCATAATCTTTCATCTCCCCTGCTTTTTGCAGGGTGTCGTCTTTAGCCTGCTGTGCTGATTGCATCGTAGTTTGTCCTGCCCTCGATAGGGTATCTATAGTTTCACCATAAACTTGCTGGCCTTTTTCGAGAACTGTGTCCTTTGCAACTCTAGACTTGTCCACAACATACTCGGATCCAATCTGAGGGCCATGAATTACAGCATCTTTGGCTTGTGCACCTGCATTTGAAAGGTAGATATCTACAAATTTTTCGCTTTTTCATCTCATAAATAGTGTTTGGTTATACATTATAATCAAATTAGTATGTTCCTGCTATGAAAATACAACTGACCTTTTTCAATGGCAGTGTCTTTAGCAGCTGCAGCCTTATCAGCAACATACTGAGATCCACTTCTAACACCATGACCGACAGTGTCTTTATCTTGTGCTGTTTGACTGTAACTTGCAGCATCATGCCCGTGACTAGCCGATTCTTTCTCATTTGCATTATGTAACGCTGACGCCCCAAAATCCTTCGCCTTTTCGTCGGAATTTTCAGCTAGTACAGCAGCTGGTGCTAGTGCAGGTGCTTTCCTCTCTGATTTCTTCTTATTACCAgtttcttgaggatgaatccctcCATGAACTCTTCCTTCTTCACCTTCTTTCCTATGTGATTCAATTTTGAAACCTCCTAGCCCTAGATTAAACACTCAATgaagatatatatttatgaaaatataatataaagtttttttagTAGTGTAAGTACCTTGATGTGAAGAATGTTTGTCACTTTCTGTGTCAGAATCCTTTTGCTGCTGCTGCATTCCACTAGAGAACTCTAGTCCTCCAACTTTAACAGCAGGCTGATGTTCAGCAGGAGCAGTAGTAACACTTTTTATATGAATAGCAGGATGAACATCTTCTCTTTTTGCTTTATCTgaatccatttttatttttgttttgttactAACTAAACGATGctctaattttatttctttttcacttcCAAGGATTAGATTCGAAAGAAATTATAAACCAAACTGGATGAAGCagcaatattttatttttatcttatgaaACGTGGCAAGAAAAACATAAGCCACACTGCATGAGTCCGCTGTACTGAATGCTAACGTGTCTTCATGCCTTGCAACTATGCATATATCTGTCAATCTCTCATCAAACGAAGCAAATATCAGATAATTTTGACACTTTGAGTACttttataaacataataatcaagATACACATAGTGTCTTGGCTTGTTTGAGACTAACATAGTTATTATGgtataaagaaattttaaagaagAGATGAAACAGGCCTTCTATTTCACCATAGTTCTTTATAAATAAAAGGTAACTGGTTATATTACTGAAAAACAGTTTAAAGAGAAATAATTGGCTTATTATAAAACAGCAGGTGCTTCTTCTGTCAATTTTAGTTTTATGTACAAAGCCATCTATTGATTGGGAAAAGCAACATTACAATTTTAATAGCATCATATCTTGGCTCAGACTCCACGAGTCCTGGAATTACATTGGTTATGTTGTTGTAATGCGTCATATCTGTTGTTGTAATGCGTCATATCTAGAGAAGTTCCCACTCAGATTCAGAATGATCATCAGCTGATGACAATTTTTTCGGGTTCGTGTTTTTGGAGAGAACC
This portion of the Solanum pennellii chromosome 12, SPENNV200 genome encodes:
- the LOC107006607 gene encoding seed biotin-containing protein SBP65-like isoform X1 → MDSDKAKREDVHPAIHIKSVTTAPAEHQPAVKVGGLEFSSGMQQQQKDSDTESDKHSSHQGLGGFKIESHRKEGEEGRVHGGIHPQETGNKKKSERKAPALAPAAVLAENSDEKAKDFGASALHNANEKESASHGHDAASYSQTAQDKDTVGHGVRSGSQYVADKAAAAKDTAIEKGAQAKDAVIHGPQIGSEYVVDKSRVAKDTVLEKGQQVYGETIDTLSRAGQTTMQSAQQAKDDTLQKAGEMKDYAAEKSKNAAGYIKQKGVDAKDATVETGKSAVGYAGEAAKTAAEKSRDAAVYAKDATVETGKSAVGYAGEAAKTAKDMAEAGAFGAAHYTAKGAAAATKATADVVSSVAGYAGEKAVAARDAVAGAGKSVAEYAGDKLAAAKDYVASAEEGAADYAGKKKSETVRQIEGNSKRESGGGVSSREKEGGESEVLQQQEGGSLVGIGKTTTQFVGGGNKQSQAGYQQGSGSEKRE
- the LOC107006607 gene encoding late embryogenesis abundant protein At3g53040-like isoform X3; protein product: MDSDKAKREDVHPAIHIKSVTTAPAEHQPAVKVGGLEFSSGMQQQQKDSDTESDKHSSHQGLGGFKIESHRKEGEEGRVHGGIHPQETGNKKKSERKAPALAPAAVLAENSDEKAKDFGASALHNANEKESASHGHDAASYSQTAQDKDTVGHGVRSGSQYVADKAAAAKDTAIEKGAQAKDAVIHGPQIGSEYVVDKSRVAKDTVLEKGQQVYGETIDTLSRAGQTTMQSAQQAKDDTLQKAGEMKDYAAEKSKNAAGYIKQKGVDAKDATVETGKSAVGYAGEAAKTAAEKSRDAAVYAKDATVETGKSAVGYAGEAAKTAKDMAEAGAFGAAHYTAKGAAAATKATADVVSSVAGYAGEKAVAARDAVAGAGKSVAEYAGDKLAAAKDYVASAEEGAADYAARKRRRSF
- the LOC107006607 gene encoding seed biotin-containing protein SBP65-like isoform X2; the protein is MDSDKAKREDVHPAIHIKSVTTAPAEHQPAVKVGGLEFSSGMQQQQKDSDTESDKHSSHQGLGGFKIESHRKEGEEGRVHGGIHPQETGNKKKSERKAPALAPAAVLAENSDEKAKDFGASALHNANEKESASHGHDAASYSQTAQDKDTVGHGVRSGSQYVADKAAAAKDTAIEKGAQAKDAVIHGPQIGSEYVVDKSRVAKDTVLEKGQQVYGETIDTLSRAGQTTMQSAQQAKDDTLQKAGEMKDYAAEKSKNAAGYIKQKGVDAKDATVETGKSAVGYAGEAAKTAAEKSRDAAVYAKDATVETGKSAVGYAGEAAKTAKDMAEAGAFGAAHYTAKGAAAATKATADVVSSVAGYAGEKAVAARDAVAGAGKSVAEYAGDKLAAAKDYVASAEEGAADYAGKKKSETVRQIEARKRRRSF